A section of the Rhizobium sp. Pop5 genome encodes:
- a CDS encoding LysR family transcriptional regulator: MHLGALFIANHVLISGSVRETARRFQLSPSTVSTAIHNLESELALKLTERASGELVTLLASDRVLEGLGPIAAATSEFGQLTGHDNADGGAYEAWASRIPVKIVTMERFLEVADQGSINRAARRLRLGQPQLSLQLANLEKFLGHRLFERQAQGSVLTEEGRRAYQIFTAISQAWNDLKSSADERYRRTARSLRIGSIIPTGSESWVARCLGALVSEWNARRNNNAISLVSMTADDLREALKSGRIDVAILDSVFGLESFRHRELLETDMVVIAPPQSTETTVADLVARHAICMPSPRTGLGHAAMAFSYEGASNRRLRNRDITAADSLPVIVDLVANHGYVSFLGRVSAMPIADKVRIVDLDEHLPMSYHVAFNHRRAAADACAVIIEAAARITSQPVAQAGALI; this comes from the coding sequence TTGCATCTCGGTGCCCTGTTCATTGCAAACCATGTCCTGATCTCCGGTTCTGTCCGCGAGACGGCGCGGCGCTTCCAGCTGTCGCCCTCCACTGTCTCCACCGCAATCCATAATCTTGAGTCCGAACTGGCGTTGAAGCTGACGGAACGCGCCTCCGGCGAGCTGGTGACGCTGCTCGCAAGCGACAGGGTGCTGGAAGGGCTGGGGCCGATCGCGGCTGCCACCTCTGAGTTCGGGCAATTGACCGGTCATGACAATGCGGACGGCGGTGCCTACGAGGCCTGGGCATCCCGCATTCCCGTCAAGATCGTCACCATGGAGCGTTTTCTCGAAGTCGCCGACCAAGGCAGCATCAACCGCGCCGCCCGCCGGCTTCGCCTCGGTCAGCCGCAGCTTTCGCTTCAGCTTGCCAATCTCGAGAAGTTTCTGGGCCACCGCCTCTTCGAGCGGCAGGCCCAGGGCTCCGTGCTGACGGAGGAGGGCAGGCGCGCCTATCAGATCTTCACGGCGATCAGCCAGGCATGGAACGATCTCAAATCGTCCGCCGACGAGCGCTATCGGCGCACCGCCCGGTCGCTGCGCATCGGCTCGATCATTCCGACCGGATCGGAAAGCTGGGTGGCGCGCTGCCTCGGCGCGCTGGTTTCCGAATGGAATGCCCGCCGCAACAACAATGCGATTTCGCTGGTTTCGATGACTGCCGATGATCTGCGCGAGGCGCTGAAGAGCGGCCGCATCGATGTCGCGATCCTGGATTCGGTCTTTGGCCTCGAAAGCTTCCGGCATCGCGAACTGCTCGAGACCGACATGGTGGTAATCGCGCCGCCGCAAAGTACGGAAACCACGGTCGCTGATCTCGTCGCCCGCCACGCGATCTGCATGCCGAGCCCACGCACCGGCCTCGGGCACGCGGCCATGGCCTTCAGCTATGAGGGCGCCTCCAACCGGCGTCTGCGCAATCGGGATATCACCGCAGCGGATTCGCTGCCCGTGATCGTCGACCTCGTCGCCAATCACGGCTACGTCTCTTTTCTCGGCCGGGTCAGCGCCATGCCGATCGCCGACAAGGTGCGCATCGTCGATCTCGACGAGCATTTGCCGATGTCCTATCACGTTGCTTTCAATCACCGTCGAGCCGCGGCCGATGCCTGCGCTGTCATCATCGAGGCGGCGGCGAGGATTACGTCGCAACCTGTCGCCCAAGCAGGAGCTTTGATCTAA
- a CDS encoding copper homeostasis protein CutC, translating into MTILLEVCVDSAEGLAAAIAGGAGRIELCSALELGGLTPLPGLMRIAARAPIPVYAMIRPHAGPFVFDSIDEEAMMMDIDAVRAAGLAGVVIGANQLDGTLDMPLIHRLKAHAAGLGSTLHRAFDLVPDADQALEQAVELGCERILTSGCALKATDGLQTLKRISARAAGRISIMPGSGIRPANVGEILRATGVREVHGSCSSPVESADPRAVAFGFEAKSMNRTDVAVVGEMRRAIAAAF; encoded by the coding sequence GTGACCATTCTGCTGGAAGTGTGCGTGGATAGCGCCGAAGGCCTTGCCGCGGCGATTGCGGGCGGCGCCGGGCGCATCGAGCTCTGCTCGGCGCTGGAGCTCGGTGGCCTCACGCCGCTGCCGGGCCTGATGAGAATCGCCGCCAGAGCGCCCATTCCGGTCTATGCGATGATCCGTCCGCACGCCGGCCCCTTCGTCTTCGACAGCATCGATGAGGAAGCGATGATGATGGATATCGATGCGGTGCGCGCCGCCGGCCTCGCCGGTGTCGTCATCGGCGCCAACCAACTGGACGGCACGCTCGACATGCCGCTCATTCACCGCCTGAAGGCGCATGCCGCCGGCCTCGGTTCGACGCTGCATCGCGCTTTCGATCTGGTGCCGGATGCCGATCAGGCGCTGGAGCAGGCTGTCGAGCTCGGCTGCGAACGCATTCTCACCTCCGGCTGCGCGCTGAAGGCGACCGACGGTCTGCAAACGTTGAAACGCATTTCGGCAAGGGCGGCCGGCCGCATTTCGATCATGCCGGGCAGCGGCATCCGTCCGGCAAATGTCGGCGAAATATTGCGGGCGACCGGCGTCCGCGAGGTTCACGGCTCCTGCAGTTCGCCAGTTGAGAGCGCCGACCCGCGCGCAGTCGCGTTCGGCTTCGAGGCGAAAAGTATGAACCGGACGGATGTCGCCGTGGTCGGTGAGATGCGCCGCGCGATTGCGGCAGCCTTTTAA
- a CDS encoding zinc-binding alcohol dehydrogenase family protein — protein sequence MKAVLCREPGVLDIIERPSPAAPPAGWVRLAVSHVGICGTDYHIFEGKHPFLEYPRVMGHEISATVLEAGEGVSLAAGTPVIVNPYLSCGQCVACRQGKPNCCTNIKVLGVHTDGAFCEEISVPSGNLYPAEGLSLEAAATTEFLAIGAHAVRRSITGAGARALVIGAGPIGLGTAIFSRIAGHEVTLLDTSTERLQMASERFGFTSGIVANEATADAVREKTNGDGFDVVFDATGYGPSMEKAFSFVAHGGALVLVSVVKDEIRFSDPEFHKREMMAIGSRNATRVDFEHVADSIAKGLVPVEKLITHRTTLADAPRDLARWAHQKNGLIKAVIRVA from the coding sequence ATGAAAGCAGTTCTTTGCCGGGAGCCCGGCGTGCTCGATATTATCGAGCGTCCTTCACCTGCCGCTCCCCCTGCAGGCTGGGTGCGCCTTGCCGTCAGCCACGTCGGCATTTGCGGCACGGATTACCACATCTTCGAAGGCAAGCATCCTTTCCTCGAATACCCCCGGGTGATGGGACACGAGATCTCAGCGACGGTGCTGGAGGCCGGCGAGGGCGTGAGCCTGGCGGCCGGCACGCCTGTCATCGTCAATCCCTATCTCTCATGCGGGCAATGCGTCGCCTGCCGCCAGGGCAAGCCGAACTGCTGCACCAACATCAAGGTCCTCGGCGTCCATACGGACGGGGCCTTCTGCGAGGAAATCTCGGTTCCATCAGGCAATCTCTACCCTGCCGAGGGCCTGAGCCTCGAAGCGGCGGCAACGACCGAATTTCTGGCGATCGGCGCCCATGCGGTGCGTCGCTCGATAACGGGCGCGGGGGCGCGGGCGCTTGTCATCGGCGCTGGGCCGATCGGGCTCGGGACGGCGATCTTCTCGCGCATTGCCGGCCATGAGGTGACGCTGCTCGATACCAGCACCGAGCGGCTGCAGATGGCCTCAGAGCGCTTCGGCTTCACGTCTGGCATCGTCGCCAATGAGGCGACGGCGGACGCGGTACGCGAAAAAACCAATGGCGACGGTTTCGACGTCGTCTTTGACGCGACCGGCTACGGGCCATCGATGGAGAAGGCCTTTTCCTTCGTCGCCCATGGCGGCGCGCTGGTTCTGGTCAGCGTTGTCAAGGACGAGATCCGCTTCTCCGATCCCGAATTCCATAAGCGCGAGATGATGGCGATCGGCAGCCGCAACGCCACCCGCGTCGATTTCGAGCATGTTGCCGATTCGATCGCCAAAGGCCTGGTTCCGGTGGAGAAACTCATCACCCACCGCACGACGCTTGCCGACGCGCCGCGCGACCTCGCACGCTGGGCGCATCAGAAGAACGGGCTGATCAAGGCCGTGATCCGCGTCGCTTAA
- a CDS encoding ABC transporter permease gives MTVTPTEIVAPPPRRTMNILFGLTLIGLLLLLWLALAIKTDSFWTPLNISNLLRQGAMTAILALGQTFVIITAGIDLSVGAIVGFCTVIIAWLLQAGIPLWAAIVLTLAIGVAIGAFHGFGIVHMGLPPFIITLATLTSLRGIGLLITNGSTISITDETFSNFARADFLGVPSLFWMVILVAVPSFVFLHLSRWGRYLFAVGSNAEAARLSGVNVKGMIYLAYILSASFAAFVGVLLASRIAIGNATQADGWELQAIASSVIGGTSLFGAVGSVHGPLIGAFILATINNGANLLNVNSFWQRIITGLLIIVIVFFDQLRRRKSN, from the coding sequence ATGACTGTCACCCCCACCGAAATCGTCGCGCCGCCGCCGCGCCGGACAATGAACATCTTGTTCGGCCTGACCCTGATTGGCCTGCTGCTGCTCCTCTGGCTCGCGCTCGCCATCAAGACGGATAGCTTCTGGACGCCGCTCAACATCTCGAACCTGCTGCGCCAGGGGGCGATGACGGCGATCCTCGCGCTCGGCCAGACTTTCGTCATCATCACCGCCGGCATCGACCTGTCGGTCGGCGCCATCGTCGGCTTCTGCACCGTCATCATCGCCTGGCTGCTGCAGGCGGGCATACCGCTCTGGGCGGCGATCGTGCTGACGCTGGCAATCGGTGTCGCGATCGGCGCCTTCCACGGCTTCGGCATCGTCCATATGGGCCTGCCGCCCTTCATCATCACGCTGGCGACGCTGACATCGCTGCGCGGCATCGGTCTGTTGATCACCAACGGCTCAACGATCAGCATCACCGACGAGACGTTCAGCAATTTCGCCCGCGCCGACTTCCTCGGTGTTCCGAGCCTGTTCTGGATGGTCATCCTGGTGGCGGTCCCATCCTTCGTCTTCCTGCATCTCAGCCGCTGGGGCCGCTATCTCTTCGCCGTCGGTTCGAATGCCGAAGCCGCGCGCCTTTCCGGCGTCAACGTCAAGGGAATGATCTATCTCGCCTATATTCTTTCGGCTTCGTTCGCGGCTTTCGTCGGCGTGCTGCTCGCCTCGCGCATCGCGATCGGCAACGCGACACAGGCCGACGGCTGGGAACTGCAGGCGATCGCCTCCTCCGTCATCGGCGGCACCAGCCTGTTCGGCGCGGTGGGTTCGGTGCATGGCCCGCTGATCGGCGCCTTCATTCTCGCCACCATCAACAACGGCGCGAACCTTCTGAACGTCAACTCCTTCTGGCAGCGCATCATCACCGGTCTGCTGATCATCGTGATCGTGTTCTTCGATCAACTGCGCCGCCGCAAGAGCAATTGA
- a CDS encoding sugar ABC transporter ATP-binding protein, which translates to MIGLEEVSHRHDDSATLREANRVPAGSPILELKGLQKNYGHVQALKPATLTFLAGEIHAIVGENGAGKSTLIKLLTGVITRTAGEVLWCGHPVGLSTPNEAIARGINAVHQEVVLCRHLTVAANLFLGDEVNRYGLMRKKQMEKMAQAVLDDLGFGLPAGALLSSLTIGQQQLVATARAAMRGTQFLIFDEPTAYLTRQESAQLFKLIRRLQGEGVTIVYISHRMEEVFELADRVSVLRDGTHVGTRLIGETNDAELIALMINRSIEQIYHKEEIAIGETIVEVRDLSGPGFENVSLSVKAGQIVGLYGLIGAGRSEFALGLYGRQPITSGEIAWRGKPVNIRNERAAMELGIALAPESRRDQGLCLNLPIGLNINLPVFGRLSHGPVINHARESTNADRQIRDLSIKTPSRRVPASSMSGGNQQKIVIGKWLSHGARLFIFDEPTVGVDVGTKAEIYRLFAKLLKEGAGIILISSYLPEVYELADRLHVFRGGKLVASHDFHAATHEQVLSEAIGV; encoded by the coding sequence ATGATCGGACTGGAAGAGGTCAGTCATCGCCACGATGACAGCGCGACGCTGAGAGAAGCCAATCGAGTTCCCGCCGGATCGCCCATCCTCGAACTGAAAGGCCTGCAGAAGAATTACGGTCATGTGCAGGCGCTGAAACCGGCGACGCTGACCTTCCTGGCCGGTGAAATCCACGCCATCGTCGGCGAAAACGGCGCCGGCAAATCCACTCTCATCAAATTGCTCACCGGCGTCATCACCCGTACGGCCGGCGAGGTATTGTGGTGCGGCCATCCGGTGGGCCTGTCGACGCCGAACGAGGCAATCGCCCGCGGCATCAACGCCGTTCACCAGGAAGTCGTGCTCTGCCGGCACCTGACGGTAGCCGCCAATCTCTTCCTCGGCGACGAGGTCAACCGTTACGGGCTCATGCGCAAGAAGCAGATGGAGAAGATGGCGCAGGCCGTTCTCGACGATCTCGGCTTCGGCCTGCCGGCCGGTGCGCTTCTGAGCTCGCTGACGATCGGCCAGCAGCAGCTCGTCGCCACCGCGCGCGCGGCCATGCGCGGCACACAGTTCCTGATCTTCGACGAACCCACAGCCTATCTGACGCGCCAGGAATCGGCGCAGCTCTTCAAGCTGATCCGCCGCCTGCAGGGCGAAGGTGTCACCATCGTCTATATCAGCCACCGCATGGAGGAGGTCTTCGAGCTTGCCGACCGTGTCTCGGTGCTGCGCGACGGCACGCATGTCGGCACGCGCCTCATCGGCGAGACCAACGACGCCGAACTGATCGCGCTGATGATCAACCGCTCGATCGAGCAGATCTACCACAAGGAAGAGATTGCGATTGGCGAGACGATCGTCGAGGTCCGCGACCTTTCAGGGCCGGGCTTCGAGAACGTGTCGCTGAGCGTCAAGGCGGGGCAGATCGTCGGGCTTTACGGGCTGATCGGCGCCGGGCGCAGCGAATTCGCACTCGGACTCTACGGACGCCAGCCGATAACATCGGGCGAAATCGCGTGGAGAGGCAAACCTGTCAACATCAGGAACGAGCGCGCGGCGATGGAGCTCGGCATTGCGCTGGCGCCCGAAAGCCGGCGCGACCAGGGGCTATGCCTCAACCTGCCGATCGGCCTCAACATCAACCTGCCAGTGTTCGGACGCCTCAGCCACGGGCCGGTCATCAATCACGCACGCGAATCGACGAATGCCGACAGGCAGATCCGCGATCTCAGCATCAAGACGCCGAGCCGGCGCGTTCCGGCCTCCAGCATGTCGGGCGGCAACCAGCAGAAGATCGTGATCGGCAAGTGGCTGAGCCATGGCGCGAGGCTGTTCATATTCGATGAGCCGACCGTCGGTGTCGACGTCGGCACAAAGGCGGAAATCTACCGGCTCTTCGCCAAGCTTCTGAAGGAAGGGGCAGGCATCATTCTGATCTCTTCCTACCTGCCCGAGGTCTATGAACTGGCCGACCGGCTGCACGTCTTCCGTGGCGGCAAGCTCGTCGCCAGCCATGATTTCCACGCGGCGACGCATGAACAAGTGCTCAGCGAAGCGATCGGCGTCTGA
- a CDS encoding ABC transporter substrate-binding protein, whose translation MTIVKSLLSRRAFTALAGAAVIATAMPVTSFAAEVTIPIIVKDTTSFYWQIVLAGARKAGKDLGVKVPELGAQAESDVNGQISILENAVAGKPAAVVISPTEFKALGKPIDEAAKSVPIIGIDSGADSKAFKSFLTTDNVQGGRIAADGLAAAIKGMTGKEEGEIVILTNLPGVGSLEQRREGFLDQIKTKHPGLKVIADKYGDGQATTGLNMMTDLITANPKLVGVFASNLILAQGVGQAIAENKLGDKIKVIGFDSDDKTVGFLKDGAIAGLVVQDPYRMGYDGIKTALAVSKGEKVEANVDTGANLVTKANMADPKIDALLNPKIK comes from the coding sequence ATGACTATCGTGAAATCCCTTCTGTCCCGCCGCGCCTTTACGGCGCTCGCAGGCGCTGCCGTCATCGCCACGGCGATGCCGGTCACCTCGTTTGCCGCCGAGGTGACGATCCCGATCATCGTCAAGGACACGACGTCCTTCTACTGGCAGATCGTTCTGGCCGGCGCTCGCAAGGCAGGCAAGGATCTCGGTGTCAAGGTGCCGGAACTCGGTGCCCAGGCCGAATCCGACGTCAACGGCCAGATCAGCATTCTTGAGAACGCCGTTGCCGGCAAGCCAGCCGCCGTCGTCATCTCGCCGACCGAGTTCAAGGCGCTCGGCAAGCCGATCGACGAAGCCGCCAAGTCGGTTCCGATCATCGGCATCGACTCCGGCGCCGACTCCAAGGCATTCAAGTCGTTCCTGACGACCGACAACGTCCAGGGCGGCCGCATCGCCGCTGACGGTCTTGCCGCCGCCATCAAGGGGATGACGGGCAAGGAAGAAGGCGAAATCGTTATCCTGACCAACCTTCCCGGCGTCGGCTCGCTGGAACAGCGCCGCGAAGGCTTCCTGGATCAGATCAAGACCAAGCATCCCGGTCTGAAAGTCATCGCCGACAAGTATGGCGACGGCCAGGCGACGACCGGCCTCAACATGATGACCGACCTGATCACCGCCAACCCGAAGCTCGTTGGCGTCTTCGCCTCGAACCTCATCCTGGCGCAGGGCGTTGGCCAGGCGATCGCCGAAAACAAGCTCGGCGACAAGATCAAGGTCATCGGCTTCGACAGCGACGACAAGACGGTCGGCTTCCTCAAGGATGGCGCCATCGCCGGCCTCGTCGTTCAGGACCCCTATCGCATGGGTTATGACGGCATCAAGACCGCGCTTGCCGTCTCCAAGGGCGAAAAGGTTGAAGCCAACGTCGACACCGGCGCAAACCTCGTCACCAAGGCGAATATGGCCGATCCGAAGATCGACGCACTGCTGAACCCGAAGATCAAGTAA
- a CDS encoding RbsD/FucU family protein, with protein sequence MLKGIHPLLGPDLLHALKTMGHGDDIVISDANFPSGSMGPPVIRADGVSATAMAEAILTHMPLDTFVPETAWRMEVVGDPQAVPEVCAEFQQIVSKRGGDFRIVPVERFAFYAMARKAAYIVATTEFRLYGNLILKKGVVHPHEVDMT encoded by the coding sequence ATGCTCAAGGGTATCCATCCACTGCTCGGCCCCGACCTGCTCCATGCTTTGAAGACCATGGGACATGGCGACGACATCGTCATATCAGACGCCAATTTCCCCTCAGGCTCGATGGGCCCGCCTGTCATTCGCGCCGACGGCGTCAGCGCCACAGCGATGGCCGAGGCGATCCTCACGCATATGCCGCTCGACACCTTCGTGCCTGAGACGGCCTGGCGGATGGAGGTGGTCGGCGACCCGCAAGCCGTGCCCGAAGTCTGCGCCGAGTTCCAGCAGATCGTTTCCAAACGCGGCGGCGATTTCCGCATCGTGCCCGTTGAACGCTTCGCCTTCTACGCCATGGCCCGCAAGGCTGCCTATATCGTCGCGACAACGGAATTCCGGCTGTACGGCAACCTTATTCTGAAAAAGGGCGTCGTGCATCCGCACGAGGTCGACATGACCTGA
- a CDS encoding aldo/keto reductase, which produces MKTRRIGKTGLQVTEISFGAAALGGLYRECPREQAMDTLQAAWDSDIRYFDVAPWYGLGLAERRVGDFLRDKPEGDYVLSTKVGRLLKPVPTGTVPEYGYVNPLSFDADYDYSYDGIMRSVEFSYARLGLNRIDILYVHDIGGYTHGAAKNAVHLKQFLDSGVKALEELRASGAISAFGLGVNEVPVCLDVMRHADLDCILLAGRYTLLDRSAVDELLPLCRQKGTSLVVGGVFNSGILATGPVPGSHFDYMPANDDVLAKVGAMEAISKRHGVPLAAPAMKFPLREEIVASVLIGTAKPSSLTRNMEIVAQQLDDGIYAEFEPYTLVAPPLGAEAVRV; this is translated from the coding sequence ATGAAAACCAGAAGGATCGGCAAGACCGGGCTGCAGGTGACCGAAATCAGTTTCGGTGCTGCCGCCCTCGGCGGCCTCTATCGGGAATGCCCGCGCGAGCAGGCGATGGACACGCTGCAGGCGGCCTGGGACAGCGACATCCGCTATTTCGACGTCGCGCCCTGGTACGGACTCGGCCTTGCCGAACGGCGGGTCGGCGACTTCCTGCGCGACAAGCCCGAAGGCGACTACGTGCTGTCGACCAAGGTCGGCCGGCTGCTCAAGCCGGTACCGACCGGCACCGTGCCCGAATACGGCTATGTCAATCCGCTCTCCTTCGATGCGGATTACGATTATTCCTATGACGGCATCATGCGCTCGGTCGAGTTCAGCTATGCGCGCCTCGGCCTCAACCGCATCGACATTCTCTACGTGCACGACATCGGCGGCTATACGCATGGCGCGGCCAAGAACGCGGTCCACCTGAAGCAGTTCCTCGATTCCGGTGTGAAGGCGCTGGAAGAACTGCGTGCTTCCGGAGCGATCTCCGCCTTCGGCCTCGGCGTCAATGAAGTGCCGGTCTGCCTCGATGTCATGCGCCATGCCGATCTCGACTGTATCCTGCTTGCCGGCCGCTATACGCTGCTCGACCGCTCCGCCGTCGACGAACTCCTGCCGCTCTGCCGGCAGAAGGGCACGTCGCTCGTCGTCGGCGGCGTCTTCAACTCCGGCATTCTCGCGACCGGGCCGGTGCCGGGCTCGCATTTCGACTATATGCCGGCAAACGACGACGTGCTCGCCAAAGTGGGTGCGATGGAGGCGATCTCCAAACGGCACGGGGTGCCTCTTGCTGCTCCCGCGATGAAGTTTCCGTTGCGTGAGGAGATCGTCGCATCGGTGCTGATCGGCACGGCGAAGCCTTCGAGCCTGACGCGCAACATGGAGATCGTCGCGCAGCAGCTTGACGACGGCATCTATGCCGAATTCGAACCTTATACGCTGGTTGCGCCGCCGCTCGGCGCCGAAGCTGTCCGGGTCTGA
- a CDS encoding UxaA family hydrolase, translated as MDKQPWIILSAGDNVAVATAAIAPGSTVAGVEARQKIDPGHKVAIADIPLGSPVVKYGQAIGRTTAEVKAGDHVHSHNLHFENDRLAATANSAPEAASAEDTARTFMGYRRADGRAATRNYIGIIASVNCSTTVCRAIADEANRTILPHYDGIDGFVPIVHDQGCGMSSTGDGMNVLHRTLAGYTRHVNFGGVLMIGLGCEVNQLTLYGQSGAGASKRHFNIQDAGGSRRAVERAMGVLREIAADVGKEKRVPISIGEIIIGLQCGGSDGFSGITANPALGVAADLLAAAGGTAILSETSEIYGAEHLLRSRAVSDEVAKKLDEKIAWWEEYVALHGASLDNNPSPGNKRGGLTTILEKSLGAVAKGGRSPLTAVYGYAERVTAPGLVFMDTPGYDPVSATGQVAGGANMIAFTTGRGSCFGCRPAPSLKLSSNSALYASMEEDMDIDCGTIATGDATISGKGREIFDLIVDTASGKKTKSEIFGYGDNEFVPWHLGATL; from the coding sequence TTGGACAAACAGCCTTGGATTATCCTCTCGGCCGGAGACAATGTCGCGGTCGCAACGGCGGCTATCGCGCCGGGTTCGACGGTTGCCGGCGTTGAGGCTCGCCAGAAGATCGATCCCGGCCATAAGGTCGCGATTGCGGATATTCCGCTTGGGTCGCCCGTGGTGAAATACGGACAGGCCATCGGCCGCACCACGGCCGAGGTCAAGGCCGGCGACCATGTGCACAGCCATAACCTGCATTTCGAAAACGACCGGCTGGCCGCGACCGCCAATTCGGCACCGGAAGCGGCGAGCGCCGAGGACACGGCGCGCACCTTCATGGGCTATCGCCGTGCCGACGGGCGCGCTGCAACGCGCAATTATATCGGCATCATCGCCAGCGTGAACTGTTCCACCACGGTCTGCCGGGCCATCGCCGACGAGGCGAACCGGACGATCCTGCCGCATTATGACGGCATCGACGGTTTCGTGCCGATCGTGCACGATCAGGGCTGCGGCATGAGTTCGACGGGCGACGGCATGAACGTGCTGCATCGCACGCTTGCCGGTTATACCAGGCATGTGAATTTCGGCGGCGTGCTCATGATCGGCCTCGGCTGCGAGGTCAATCAGCTGACGCTTTACGGCCAGAGCGGCGCGGGCGCATCGAAGCGGCACTTCAACATCCAGGACGCCGGCGGTTCGCGCCGCGCGGTCGAGCGCGCCATGGGCGTTCTGCGCGAAATCGCCGCCGATGTCGGTAAGGAAAAACGCGTGCCGATCTCGATCGGCGAGATCATCATCGGCCTGCAATGCGGCGGCTCGGACGGCTTTTCCGGCATCACCGCCAATCCGGCGCTCGGTGTCGCTGCCGATCTGCTGGCTGCGGCCGGCGGCACGGCGATCCTTTCGGAAACCTCGGAAATTTACGGTGCGGAACACCTGCTGCGCAGCCGCGCCGTCAGCGACGAGGTGGCAAAGAAGCTCGACGAGAAGATCGCCTGGTGGGAGGAGTACGTCGCCCTGCACGGCGCCTCGCTCGACAATAACCCTTCGCCAGGCAACAAGCGCGGCGGGCTCACCACCATCCTGGAAAAGTCGCTCGGCGCGGTCGCCAAGGGCGGACGCTCGCCGCTGACGGCGGTCTATGGTTATGCCGAACGGGTCACGGCACCCGGCCTCGTCTTCATGGACACGCCAGGCTACGATCCGGTCTCGGCGACCGGCCAGGTTGCCGGCGGGGCGAACATGATCGCGTTCACCACGGGCCGCGGCAGCTGCTTCGGCTGCCGGCCGGCGCCGTCGCTCAAGCTTTCCAGCAATTCGGCGCTCTATGCCTCGATGGAAGAGGACATGGATATCGATTGTGGCACCATCGCCACCGGTGACGCGACAATCAGCGGCAAGGGCCGCGAGATCTTCGATCTCATCGTCGATACGGCGTCCGGCAAGAAGACGAAGAGCGAAATCTTCGGCTACGGCGACAACGAATTCGTGCCTTGGCATCTCGGCGCGACGCTCTAA
- a CDS encoding GntR family transcriptional regulator, whose product MARQNTVFKEAYNRYAVALRTDTALPSEPEIAAQLGVSRSTARAILTRLSEEGIIRWNKRQKTVLRQPTDRDLFPSEETDSLHDIIERSFMQRILADDAAPGMQINELELAREIGTGTTSVREFLIRFSRFGLIEKRPNSHWTLKGFTREFALELADVREMFELHSAAEFGRLSRDNQAWIDLAAMREEHLAMLDDINQRFKDFSVLDERFHLLIHRASKNRFIADFYDAIAIIFHYHYQWNKTAARERNERAIYEHLDYIAALESGDQAAIEKACRVHLHSARQTLLQSLPQSTTESEG is encoded by the coding sequence ATGGCAAGGCAGAACACGGTCTTCAAGGAAGCGTACAATCGCTACGCCGTAGCGCTGCGCACCGATACCGCACTCCCTTCGGAGCCGGAGATCGCCGCCCAGCTGGGCGTCAGCCGCTCGACGGCCCGCGCCATCCTCACCCGGCTCAGCGAAGAAGGCATCATCCGCTGGAACAAACGGCAGAAGACCGTTCTGCGCCAGCCGACCGACCGCGACCTCTTCCCTTCCGAAGAGACGGATTCGCTGCATGACATCATCGAGCGCAGCTTCATGCAGCGCATCCTTGCCGATGATGCCGCGCCCGGCATGCAGATCAACGAACTGGAGCTCGCCCGCGAAATTGGCACTGGCACGACGAGCGTGCGCGAATTCCTGATCCGCTTCTCCCGTTTCGGCCTCATTGAGAAACGCCCGAACAGCCACTGGACGCTGAAGGGCTTCACCCGCGAATTTGCCCTCGAGCTTGCCGACGTGCGCGAAATGTTCGAGCTGCATTCCGCGGCCGAATTCGGCCGGCTTTCCCGTGACAATCAGGCCTGGATCGACCTTGCTGCCATGCGCGAGGAACATCTTGCGATGCTTGATGATATCAACCAGCGCTTCAAGGATTTCTCCGTCCTCGACGAGCGCTTCCACTTGCTGATCCACCGCGCCTCGAAGAACCGCTTCATCGCCGATTTCTATGATGCGATCGCCATCATCTTCCACTATCACTACCAGTGGAACAAGACTGCCGCTCGCGAGCGCAATGAGCGGGCGATCTACGAGCATTTGGACTATATCGCGGCACTCGAGTCCGGCGACCAGGCGGCGATCGAAAAGGCCTGCCGCGTGCATCTGCACTCTGCCCGCCAGACCCTGCTCCAATCCCTGCCACAGAGTACGACGGAAAGCGAAGGGTAA